The genomic stretch TTAGACATGATattcttttttttggaattttatcgggcaacgccttgtgtgacccgtttatattcttttggacctgtatatattgaTCTCTTTTCATTTCAGCAAGATTAGTCAtgattgtgcttcatgttccaagtaATTCCACACTGCACATTTACATCTGATTAAACGCAAATTAaataaaatcggttataagtgatacccgggaacttgagAGTCGAGTATATGaacgacccccaaatttcaaggcgttacacataaaatcttcaatttttcagACTTTGAAAGGTGGACTAAGGAACTATAGTTTCAAATATCGATCAATGGTTTACTTGAAGGCATATCTACAGTTTGTGTTGGAGAAATTAGTATTTTAGCAATAATGAAATATGAAAAcatatgataaaaatgaaatatgAGGTATAaaaacaataatgaaatatgaCATATAAAAGTAATAATGAAATATGAATTATAATATCAACAAAAGCAtgatatgaaaataaaataaaagtcattGATGCATTGCACTTataacatccatcaacataacatAAAAAAAAAGTACACATTACATCATTTTCATGTTTCATGAAATTAACAATAAATATTAACCTAACTTCATTCATGtggaagaaacatatttgttGTGGGAtatttattttgagaaatatatttcttccttaaaatcaaaactaTTACCTCCTCAAATCGGACGCAACCAATCTTATATATAAATTAATGCTTTAACTATATTTGGTAGAAGGGAGATTCGATTCTTGCTTATGACCCTACCCCATGTACTAAAAGTAAATTTTGATGCTACCATTAAAATAGGAATTGACAATATGTCACGTACCATCACCGATAGTGTAAAgtattttccttcactaactctTATTTTTCATCACTCTAAAACATCGAAGTCTGAATCATGTTGCTTTACGATTGACTCTTCGAGATACAAGTCTAATTCTAATTCTTTCGTTTCATTGTTTGTTTCTTCTTATACTAAGAAAGACATGTATTCATAATTGTCGAGCATAATGTTATCGCTTGTAGAAACAACATGAACTTTAACTTCTTTATCACTTGATGTAGACCGTGTGGTTGTGTACGTATTGTATAACTCTTCGATTGCGTCACGAACCGTCGAGGTTTCAGTTATTGCCATTTTATCaaaataaatcttcataaagATGAACTTAACATATCTCATCTTGTACTGATGACACTTTTTTTAGGGCTTCATTAATctttcaaataattgaaataaacatATTTGTTGTAGgatacttatttttaaaaaatatctttGTGTAGttataaaaaaaactttgagaaacttgTGAACTTTTTTCACTTTGCTCCAATCTTCTTCATTAGGCAACCAAATATACGTTGTATCACGCGTTGCATATTTAGGAAAAGCAAGTTCTAATTCCACAATCGAATCTAACATTTTAAAAGTCGAATTCCAACGTGTGCATATATCTAACTTCAACATTTTTTGAGACTTGACATTTGAACGTTGGACTGTGTCACTCTATATATGCAATCTTGAATGTGTGCCCCTTACGTATTTTACACATTCCCTCATATTCTCTATAGTTTGGCCAATTATTTTTAAACCTTATTGTACAATTAGGTTTAGTATGTGGGCACAAGACCGAacttttttttcctcaaaaaataaattgttgATTACCTTGAAGTACTGTTTACATaagaatgatattatattgtCATTTGTTAAAGCGTTATCTAAAGTTATTGAAGAGACTTTATTTGCTCCAAGGCTCCCATATTTAATTccttgaatcaattcctccatttattactttcatccattttttagattCTTCGAAATTCAGAGCTCAATATAATTAGTTCGGTCATCAACCTCATCTGTATCAATGGAGTCACCTAGCTGCTTACTCAAGTGTACATAAAGTCATTTAGGTACTACATGAGAGCTCTTGATGTCTATCATCCACTCATCATAAGATGGACTTGTGTCTGAACATTTATAAGCTGTTCACCTACTAATTCACTATTTACAAGCCATTGATCATCCTCCCTAATCACCTTTAGAGGTTTGGTATTATCTAGTGTATTAGTTTCATTGAGTTCTTCCATTAACTCAACATCTATATTTTCTATTCAGCTCTTTTTTTCATAGTAAAACATCCACCGTATTTTTCATTAAGGTAACCTATGAAAATACTCCTATCAATCTTGAGTCTCAAATTTTCAACAATCATTGGGTTAGATCAACCTGAACCATTaatcatgcaaggcccacctaataGATGTCTTATAGTCTTCCACCTGAGCAACAATGATCAGTatcaatttttttaatcttttataaaACATATTTGTTTGCAACCTCATAATAAGTACCCACTATATTTTGAAATCACTATCATTTGATGATATGAATAACATTTGTTAAATATGATCCATCAAGGTTATTAATATTAGACCATGGTCATCGTCATACAATTAATCTTTTTAAAGTAGGATGAATAatggttattattatttatttatttttacacacacagCCACACCCCACACGctcacacacccatgcacaccacatgggcactcgatcctcggtctcagtgttgaaacatagTTCGTCTACACTGAGCCATGGAGCTTGACCTGAATGAATAATGGTCATGAATACTAGAAACCCCCAACGGAATAGATCAAATAGATGCAAGTCTGGTATGGAGATTGCATGCTTAATGTGAATACAAGTGCCTATTTTCAGGTGGTCCAATTATCTCTCTTTAGAGTTCCATATGTCTTCAATGAGATCCAAAACTTTAGCTTACGTATAAAAATGTTCATGCATATAAATGGTAGCTATTTGAAATTGGAATGGCTGTTGACATGACACGTGTACCTATTTGAGAGGGCAATAGGTCCTTCCTATATATGGGGATTCGTCCTCATATTCCTGGATTCCCGTGGAAAATGAATTTAACAAACATCGGCAAGCTTTTTAGGTAGTAGAAAATGAATTTAACAAACATTGACAAGCTTTTTATGTACTTAAATCTTGCTTGGACACAATTATGCTTGAAACCAAATGGcccggggccaccatgatgtatggatttgatccacaccaccatgatgcatcgatttgatccacactatccatctatttttcctaattgttttaggtcatgggcccaaaaatgaggcagatccaaggctcaagaaGATCACACTACAGCAGCAGTGCTAATGAGGCCCataattgaaaccttcctaggcccaacgtggcgtttatttgccatccaacctgttcataaggtcacatagacctggatgaagggaaagcagtTATATCATATTGTtccgaaacttttgtagcccccaagaggttttcaacggtagccaTTTAAttctcattgtgtggtccacttgagtcttggatccgcctcatttttaggtttataaccgaaaatgatatataaaaaaaaaatggatagacggtgtggataaaacccatacatcatgcacgatggcccctcagagccccagcCTGTCCCGAGCTCAGGACGGTCGCGGGTAGAATACCCAAACCACGTCCAAATATAAGTGATCTAAGCCATCGCCTCCCAACCGCAACTATatcatccacttcgtccatcctaCACTTCATAGGCAACCATGGAATGTAACACTGCTGGATGAACCTATCCATCCAAAGTTACTGTTCATTTTTCAAGCAATtggattagatggttaggatagtcTGATCAAAGTCTTTCTGATTCGATGACGGCCCATAAGGTTCAAATCGTTAGTCAGTCCTATTTTGTACATAAATCTTGGCATTTTGTAGGCTATAATTTTGGGGCCAATAGAATGTCCCCGGTGGTTTTTGTACGTTTCCAGACGAGTACATGGAGTGGGCTGGAtcggatggacggtatagattgaCAGATTGGATCAAATGTCTGCAGGAGTATCTACAAACAGTACTCCTAATTGGGttcccttgatttggatggtTGGGTTAGAACAGCATAAGTGCCACATGTACGGTGAATGTGTGCAATAGTAAGATGTTCCATGCTATATATGCTAGTGTATGGttcaataataaaaataagggtgttttaaaaaaaataataataataataattaatatataatttGCATTTCCATAcccttttcaaaaatattttaaataagctACCTCATTACTAATTTATTATCATTCCACTGCCTTTGGTTAAAAATTTCAAGGCATCTGAATAAAGGTGAAAGTTATTTGGTGGGcctaaccatgatgtttatgtgaaattcaccccaaaaatcaggtgtgTCATCCAATATTAGGCCTACTACCTAAAAATAGCCCCATTCATGATTTAAGTGAGCTAAATAATAAGAAACAATATATAGAAAAACACTCACTCTCCAAATTGTTTCCATCTATATGTCTCACAGGATCTACGGTTAGCCTGAGTTTTTGGCCCAAAGCCTATATTTTGGTGTTTCATCTAATTtttggagtgaattttatataacCATAAAGGTGGGTCCAATAAAAATCTAGGGTGGATTCTTGCTCACAATTATTTCCTTTGAGGTAGTTCACTTAAATTACAAGTCAATCTTGATGTTTTGTCTCTGCGCCTGACATAGGATTAAATATCCAACtgtcggagtggatctcacatgcacaccaaggtgggctccataaaaATCAGAGGgtgttttataaatttttaaatatatctTATGTTTTTTTAAGCAGTTGGGAGAGCTCACATGCCTTAGATTTTCGGCAGGCTTACCATGATATGTATATGAAATCTAATCTGGCCACTAGATATATAATCCCACCTTAAGCCAAAGGCCAACAAAACAAGCTGATTGTGATTCCTGTgaaccacacaaaaggaaacaataAGGAGTGAGATGTCCAACTTTATTTTTATGTGGCCCGCCTAGATGATTGTATGAAATCCAATCATACCAtcatgtcacaccaaaatttaggtcTACGGCCCCAAAGTTCAATCtcatctatgattcaggtgggtcacaccaaggaAACAGTTTAGAGGGTGAACATTGCACTATATACACTATTTCTAATTGTGTAGTCCATCTAAAtcgtggatggggctgattttttggacCTTCGTTTAACCTAGGGTGATGCACCTCATaatcggagtggattttacataaacatcacggtgaggcccactcaAGCTCCAAGACATCCCATTTGCTCGGACAAACATACCTAATTAATTGCCACCAAGAAATCTACCAGAAGATAGTGAACTGATACCTTTTTTAACATGTACAGATATATAAATTCTATATTAAGTaggtaatggttttttttttttttttagaattccaAATGAAATTCAAATCCACTCGTAAACTTGGAACGATTATTAAAGATAACAAGGGCATGTTTGAACGCACTCTCCAGAGGGGCATTTCAGACCTAAATGCCACTTTGATTCAAACAGCAGTTGATGTTAGATGCACTTTGCTAAACTCCATATCTAATTTCACAGTCTATTAAATAGCTTGAAaataccaaaagaaaaaaaaaatactcatttttcaaaaatacCCTTTATAAAAAATGCTTCCGAATTTGCCCTAATTGAAGCAAAGTTGTTGATGTTTTATCCCTTCTCATCTTTTAATGAAGGGCTTGGAGGAAATCTCTTTATTCGCAATCTTGGAGATTTCCTAGCTTGACTGAATGTTTGGTTTATGTAATATCAAAATCGAGAAGATGGTTTGTTCTCCACATATTCATGATCCTGAGATTAATGGTCTGAAATTAATTCTATTCGCTATGAGAAAAGACACTTAACGAAATTTGGCGATTCCAGAGGAATATGGATGGTACAACGATTGGAAAGACGTCTCACACCATCCATGCGCCTTTGCATGGGTGGGCCCCAACTGCCTAAATGTTCTTACCAAACCAAGAAAGAACAAACCACACACAAATCTATGGCTGAGTGGGTTTCCACCATATGTTATAAATAACACGAGCCATTCTGAAATAAGCATCAGTCACAATAATCTCTCCATTCAATCATTTTCCAATTCATTTGGCATTGCTAAAACAACAATGAGCTGGATTAAGAAAGCCAGTATTCTCAAGTTGGCCTCAAGGAAGCCACGAACCGTTCTCTCCAAATCCAGAAGTCCATCCCTTGACGGGAACGCATCGGATAATGAAGATATTGAAGATATTCGCCGCAATTTGGCTGTCCCAAGAGCTGTGAAGGAGGGCCATGTTGGAGTAATGGCCGTTGGTGGCGGTCATCATAAGAGATTCGTTGTCCCGCTGAACTATCTCTCCCGTCCAGAATTCTTGAGGCTTTTAGATCAGGCTGAAGAGGAGTTTGGATTGAGTCAGGAAGGAACTCTCACTCTTCCTTGTCGACCCAGTGAGATTGAGagaatgctaaaaggaaaatgcTGAAACATGACGCACGCCTCAATCTCTTGATTTTTCTGGCCCACATTTCAGCAGGAAATCTGTTTCCTAATTCCATCTATCCATGGAAAGCCTGTTTTTTCCACTAGTTAATCATGTATGTTTCTCTATCATTTAGATTGTAATTATTTCATATTTGAGTATAATGGTCCACAGCCGACTAGTCGAGCATTTGAGCATGTGCCATatatgtaactcaaattaaaccatccatgtTATTTAATCCATTTGTAAAATTGGTTTTCCACCAAATTGATGAATTGGAGCATCTATACAGTCTAGTTTTTGGTTTGTGACCCATCTGAAGTGATGTCCTATGGGGATAGGATATAATTCGAGTTGCATTAGCATATCTACAATTCCTACAAAATTCGATAAAcaaggaagtggattggctggtgtaccgcacaccatccATATGGCTGGTGTGAGTATGTGTCGTGCATAGCAGCATTGCAgctcctttagctcaagttgtaCGAACCATTACTCTCCGAGCCAAAACTTGGGGTAGAGTTGTTGCTGTATTTAGCTGCATAGCCTACGAACCATTACTCTCCAAGCCAAAACTTGGGGAAGAGTTGTTGCTGTATTTAGCTGCATCGCCTACAACAATCAATTCAAATCTAGTCCGAAAAGGAGGCGTTCAACGACCATTCTATTACGTGAGTAAAGCCATAGTTGATGCAGAAATGCTGCGttatctagaaatagaaaatctAGCTCTATCATTGATCGTATCGTCCCGACACCTCCAACCGTACTTCCAAGATCACACCATCATGGTCCTGACCAATCCGCCACTCCGTCAAATACTGCAGAAACTTGAGGTGTCAGGACAACTCATCAAATTGGCGATTAAGCTAGGTAAATTCGACATTGTATACCGACTAAGAGCGGCGATCAAAGAACAAGCCATCACCGACTTTATTGTAGAATTCACTCACACCTCACTCCAACAACAGATAGAAGTCAAGTAAAATGAAGGATCACAGGCGTGGACCCTCCACGTAATTGGGTCATCAAAAACTTAGGGAAGTAGAACGGGATTGATCATGACTTCACCCAACCAAGCGAAGGTCGAGTATACCCTGCGATTTGGCTTCCAAGCCTCTAACAACGAGGCTAAATATGTACCACTCCTTGGCACCTTGATATTAGCCAAGGTGATGGAAGCCAGGACATTAAAAATCTAGAGTGATTCCCAACTAGTGGTTAAACAAGTCACTGCAAAGTACCAGGCTAGAGGAGAGAAAATAATTGCTTATATAAAGAAAGCCCAAGAATTACCTGTAGGAGTTGACAAGTACGAGATCATACTAGTCCCTATATCAGAGAACTCTAATGCCGACTCTTTAGCTAAGTTGGCCTCAACTCTCGACGACGACCTCGCTAAAACTGTACAAATCGAATTGCTGCCCATGCCAAGTATTGTCAAGCCCGACCAAAGAGAAGCCCTCCCAATCGACCGTCTACCAAGTTGGATGGACCGAATCACGCGTTAGCTACAACAAACTAAGTTACCTAAGGACAAATTGGAGGCTCGAAAGATCAGGTACCGATCTGCTGAGTATACGATATTGAGAGATGTCCTGTACAAAAAGGATTTCTCACTACCATTCCTAAGATGCCTATGGTTGGATGAAGTTGAATATGTATTATGGGAGATCCACAAAAGCATATGTGGAAATCATTCAGGCTGAAGAGCCTTAGCTCATAAAGTAATCCGATAAGGATACCAGCGGCTCACGATGCATGAAGACGCGATGCAGTTCATAAGGAAGTGCGATAAGTGCCAAAGTTTCGCAATAGTACCGCAAAGGGCCACCTGACCAAATGACCCCAATGAGGGCCATGACCTTTTGCACAATGGGGGGTTGATATTATAGGGCCCTTGCCAACGGGTAAGGGACGGACCAAGTTTGCCATCGTCGCTGTCAAgtacttcactaagtgggccgAGACTGAGCCTTTAGCTCGAATCACTGAACAGAAAATGACCgactttgtttggaaaaatattgtttgcaagTTCGGCATTCCATACACCATCGTTACTCACAATGGCAGGTAGTTTGACAATGCCATGTTCCGAGGATTGTGTGAAAATCTCGGCATTCGCacttgtaacgtcctggattttcacttttttgatttccaaaattccttaaatttttttaatgtaattaacttatattatcactataaacccatctttgggtcaatccgaattcacaattccaacaatctcctctccatcttaTTCTTCTTCACTATTTTCGTTTTTGGAaggtttttttgaaagataaaattTTTAGGTACTAAATTGTAAATAATTTTTAGGCAGTAAATTACAAATAGTTttcagggggtaaattgtaacagcacAGAAGTTAGGGTTGTACGGTGTACAAGTGTGTTTGGGGTGCGATTTTTCGGTTTTGTAGGTCGAAAACCACATTTCTCcggtcttggagaagaggcttattgtatcctgaaggcggatttgctgtaaccctattacaaattggtttaatcaccagtatggtgcgaatatcaccttaaagatagcaacatcgtaacgcgccttaaacctatctttaagtgattcattttctatttatcCACCTTCAAAAATTAACAATTTTAAGGTGATATTATGGTCTCTTCTATGGGTTATCCTGACTTTGTTCGAATTACGCCGTTTGACGGCTCAAATTTTCTTCGATGGTAATCAAGGGTCCATCTCTTCCTCAGATCACTTAAGTTGGATCATGTGCTCACTTAAGATCCTTCTTCACTACCATCTGACAATGATATGTTAGAACAAATTCAAAAG from Magnolia sinica isolate HGM2019 chromosome 17, MsV1, whole genome shotgun sequence encodes the following:
- the LOC131230530 gene encoding protein SMALL AUXIN UP-REGULATED RNA 12-like produces the protein MSWIKKASILKLASRKPRTVLSKSRSPSLDGNASDNEDIEDIRRNLAVPRAVKEGHVGVMAVGGGHHKRFVVPLNYLSRPEFLRLLDQAEEEFGLSQEGTLTLPCRPSEIERMLKGKC